AAGAGTTAGACGATGCCTTAATTGAAAATGTTGTTTTTTTGTTTGCCCCCATATTTTTTAATGAGCAGGACACATTGACGTTTGAAACATTTTCACCGTTAGAACGACCGATTTTTAAAATTAAATTTTTTATTTCTATTTCATCTATAGAGAAAGAGTTTTTTGCCATAGCCGGAAAGGAAAACGGAATAAAATTTTCGAGCGTTAGCTCTGCTTTGATTATATGTATTCCTTTGATGCTTCTATCAGATAGGAAATCCGAAATTTTAAAAGTAATATACCCTCTTTTAATCTTGAAAACATTATCTTTCTGTTTGAGAGTTAAATTTTTAAAATTGATATTTCCTGCCAAAAGATTTACATTGCACTTGAAATCTGAAATTTCTATGCCGTATTCCCCTGCCCAATTCTTTATTGTCTGCTTTATTTTAGAGGATAGTGAAATCTGGACAACTGCAAGCGTTATAATTGTCAGTAGAACTATTATTGTTGTTATGAAATAAAAACGTTTTTTCATTTAACACCTATTATGTCCAGCATTTTCCCTATGTCATCTTTTGACAAGACAGTTGGTTTGGGCGATTCTTGAACCGCTCTGTCAGGGTCTTTAAGTCCGCATCCTGTTAGTATACATACGATAAGAGAGTCTTTTAGTTGCAGAAGGTTTTTTTCTTTTGCTTTTATAAGACCTGCAACCGAAGCGCAAGAGGCCGGTTCCGCAAATATGCCTTCTTGGTCTGCAAGAAGATGATATGCGTTTAAAATTTCTTTATCAGACACTGCATTTATAAAGCCGTCGGAAGATGAGGCAGCATCTTCTGCTTCTTTCCATCTTGCAGGGTTTCCTATCCTGATTGCCGTTGCAATTGTTTCAGGTTTTTTTATTACCATTTTATTTACAATCGGAGCGGAGCCTTCTGCCTGCCATCCTATCATTTGGGGTAGAGAGTCTATCTTTCCTCTATCTTTATATTCTTTATATCCCATCCAATAAGCGGTTATATTGCCGGCGTTTCCCACAGGTATAAAATGAAAATCCGGTGCTTTCTTGAGTTGGTCGCATATTTCAAAAGCGCCTGTTTTCTGTCCCTGCAAACGATATGGATTTAGGGAATTTACTAATGTTACAGGATGCGATGAAGTGATTTTTACAACCAATTCCAATGCATCATCAAAATTTCCTTTGATAGCGATGACCTTTGCGCCGTGCATAAGTGCTTGAGAAAGTTTGCCAAGTGCAATCATTCCATCAGGTATTAAAACCGTACATTTTATTCCCGCCCTTGCGGCATAAGCCGCAGCTGAAGCTGAAGTGTTGCCTGTAGATGCGCACATTACAGAAGTAGACCCTTCTTCTATTGCTTTTGAGATAGCCAGTGTCATACCTCTATCTTTAAAAGAACCTGTAGGGTTTGCACCCTCATATTTTAAATATACTTTAGCTCCGATTATTTTTGATAATGTTTTAGCAAATATAAGTGGAGTATTGCCCTCGTTGAGTGTTATTATGGGTGTATCTTTTCCGACCGGAAGAAACTCTTTATATTTATTAATTATTCCCTGCCACATTTTCTTCTCTTTTCGTATTCAAAGGTTCGCAAAATTCTTTATTTAATAACCAATTATACCAGACGATAAATTTACCCGATAGATAACCGATTATTCCACCTGCTATTATATCCATTGGGAAATGTGCTCCTACATATATTCTTGAGTATCCGACTATAAATGCCCACAGATAAAATAATTTCCAATTTTTTTTGTATTCTTTGGCAAGGATTACTGCAGTTGAGAAACAAAGTTGTGTATGTCCCGAAGGAAAAGAGCCCATCTTCAGTGGTTCTCCTAAAAAGTGCGCATCTGGAAAAATGGCTAGTGGTCTTGAAGCATCTATACCCAGTTTCAAAAGATGGACAACAATTCCCCCGCCTATCCCGGCTAATAGAACAGATAAAAATACCCGCAACATTTTTTTTCTGTCAAAAATAGCTAAAGCAATAAGAATAAAAGTTGTCAAAACCAATCCGTTTCCCGTATGTGTTAGAAGAAGCATTAATTTATCAGTCAAAGGAAAATTATATTGGTTGAGAAAAAGAAAAAGATTATGATTTAAGTTTATTAGAATATCCATATTTCCTCACTCCGTTCGGTCAGAAATCAGATGTCAGAATACAGAAAAACACATAATGAAAAAAATATAATAGATATACGTAGAAATATGATAGAAATACATTGTAGCGAAGCAATATATTTTAATTGCATTTCAATATTTTATTTCTATCTTTTTTTTTCTGTCCTCTGCGCCCAAAGCTGTTAATAAAATAAATTCAACTCTTTGGGCGTCCCCCCTGTTAGTTTTCAAAAGGAAAACTAGGGGGGATATACTTCTTCTGTCGTCTGTTCTCTGTCTTCTGTGTATCATTTTTCCACTCTTATTCTAACAGTATTTCCTTTGACGGCAGGTAATTTGTCTATTTTTTTGATTGCCGTGCTTATGTTTTTTTCTGTTGCCTCGTGAGTCATCATTACTATTGGAACCGCTTCAGCTTTATTTCTTTCTTTTTGGAATACAGAAGCAATGCTTATCTTATACTCTGCGAGAATATTAGCTATCTTGGCAAGAACGCCTGGTTTATCAATCGCCATCATTCGCAAATAATAAGAACTTTTTAGTTGTTGCAGGGGAATAACCTTATATGATTTTTCATAGGATGCAATGGGAGGAATCCTCATGCAAGTTTTAGATTTAAAATTTCTTGCTATATCAATAACATCGCTCAAAATGGCGGATGCAGTAGGCATTTGTCCTGCTCCTTTTCCGTAAAAGAGCATTTCTCCGGTTGCATTACCTTCAATATATACTGCGTTATATTCGTCTTTTACAGTAGCTAGTGGATGTTTTGTATCTATTAAAGCTGGGTGCACTCTGAATTGAAAGTTGCCATTATTTTCTTTCGCTATTGCTAGTAATTTTATGACATAACCAAACTCTTTGGCGAATTTTAAATCCATAGGAGTAAGCAAGGAAATACCTTCTGTATATATGTTGCTTAAAGTCAAAGGTATGTTGAAAATTAGGCTTCCCAAGATGGCGAGTTTGTGAGCCGCATCTGTTCCCTCAATATCTAATGATGGGTTCTTTTCTGCGACACCTTTTTTTTGTGCGTCTATAAGCGCTTGTTTAAAAGTGAATCCCTCTTCCATTCTGCTTAAAATATAATTGGCAGTTCCGTTAATTATTCCAGCCATGTAGTTTATGCGATTAGCAAGCATTCCTTCCCTTATTATTTTTATTATCGGTATCCCTCCGCAAACGCTTGCTCCAAAATATATATCCTGCTTGTTGTCTAAAGCGGTTTTTAGAATTTCCCTGCCTTCTTCGGCAAGAAGCGCTTTGTTTGCAGTGACTACAGCTTTGCCTTTTTTAAGAGATTGGATAATATATTCTTTGGCGGGATGTATTCCCCCCATAAGTTCCAAAACTATTTGTATTTTAGGGTCGTTGATAACTTCTTCTGCATTTTTGGTGAATGTCTTTCTGTCTATTTTTGTGCCTCTATTTTTTTTGACATCTATATCTGCGATTTTTTTTATATGAATTTCCATCCCTATTCTTTTCTTAATCAGGGTAAAATTCTTTTTTAAAAGTTTGACTGTGCCGTTTCCGATATTCCCGAATCCTATGATTCCTACATATATTTTCTTCATTTTAGTTTTTTCTTTCTAAACACCAATCAGCTATATGATTTAGTATTTTAGCATTTCCCCCGAAAATCTTTAGGGCATTTTTAGATTTTTTTATTGCCTTTTTTGCTTCTTTCTCTGCATCTTTAAGCCCAAGCAGGGTTACATAGTTTTCCTCTTTGCTTTTTGCTTCTTTTGCCTCTATTACATCATCCATAATTTGAAAGCCAAGTCCGAGATTTCTCCCGTAACAGGATAAAGCCATAAGTTCTCTTTTATTTGACTTGGCGACTATGCCTCCTATTTTAACGGAAGCTTCTATTAAAGAGGCGGTTTTACCTATATATATATTTTTTAGTTGCGCTATGTTTAATTTTTCACTTTTAGCTATATCTTTTGCTTGTCCTCCGACAACCCCTTTTATCCCTAAAAAATAAGAAATTTCTTTAATAACATTTACTTTTGTCTTGTCGGGAAGTTTTGAATTTATGATAACCTCATAACCTAAATTAAACAAAGCATCTCCCGCTAGCAGAGCTATTGGTTCCCCTACAATTTTATGCAATGTGAGTTTGCCTCGTCTGTAATCGTCGTTGTCCATACAGGGCAAGTCGTCATGGACAAGCGTAAAAGCGTGAAACAATTCGATAGAGGAAGCAATGGTCAATATATTGTTATTTTCAGGCAGAAACATTTCATGTGTTGCCATGCATAAAATCGGCCTGAATCTTTTTCCGCCGGATAATACGCTGTAGTATACGGCTTTTGAGAGGGCATCTTTATTTTTGGCAGGTAACAATTTTTTAAGCGCAACGTTTACCTTTTTCCGCTTTTTTTCTATATAATTTTTCAAATCCGAAGAAATTAGAGGTATCATAAAAAACTTGTCTCTTATTTTACATGTTATCTGCAAAAGATTTCAGTAATTTCCCGTATTTACCTTTTGCCTCAATGGTTATTTTTCTTGCGTTTTCTGCAGGTAAAAAATCAAGGTTTATATGCAGCCATTCTCTTGCGGGAATCTTGTGCATTTTTTCAATCCATTCTATTATACATACGCCTTCGCCGAAAAGATACTCTTCATAACCTAAGTCGGCTATTTCTTTTGTATTTAAACGATATAAATCCATGTGGTAAACCGGAAATTTCCCTTCGTATTGGTGCGCTAAGACAAAAGAAGGGCTTCTAACATACTGTTTACTGTCTACTCCTAAACCGCGAGCAATGCCTTGTATCATAGTGGTTTTACCGGCACCCAAATTGCCTGTTAAACCCAAAATATCACCTTTATTTAAAACCTTGCCTATCTTTTCGCCGATATTTCTGGTTTGTGACGAGGAATGTGATATTAAGCTAATTTGCATATATTTTTATTTTCTTAATGTAAAAATTAAATATCAAATATCACCCCTAGAAATTCAGAGAATTTCAGGCCACTAGGAATGCAGAGCATTCCAGGGATTTAGTCCCTTTCTAGGGAGACCAAGTCCTCGCAATTTTAAAAATTGCAGAGGGAAATTACATATTAAAGTTAAAGTTTAAAATTTTTTATAATTCTTGAAATCTTGAAATTTTTGAGTTTTGATTTATCGTTTTACTTTTTGCACTTTGATTTTTGCATTAATCTGTTAGGATTTTCCAAAATGGTTATATCCTTTCGGAATTATTTCCTGATTGTTTGAAAAAATTTTCGGTTTACCCTCTTGCCTATCAGGATTTGGCGGGCAGGTTATAATTTCCCCGACTATGGTCAAAATAGTCCCATTTACTCTGGAAGGCAATCTTTTTGCTTCTTTTTTAGATAAAGTGAACAAAAGTTCATAATCTTCTCCTCCGTATAAAGCAAAATCTAAGACCTTATCTTTGGCGAAATCTTTTAGAGCGGAAGAAACAGGTATTTTTGATATATCTATAGATGCCGATACTTTACTTTCCTCAAGAATATGAAATAAGTCTTGAGTAAAGCCGTCTGATATATCTATCATTGAATTTAGTTTTACTTTGGATATAATTTTTCTTATCTCGTTGATCCGGGGAATAGGTCTTAAATGTCTTTTGTAAAGTACTGGATTTTTTCCGGATTTTTTTAGAATTTCCATTCCTGCTTTAGAATCACCCAAAGTGCCGGTAACGATGATTAAATCCCCGATTTGGGCGCCAGAACGTTTTACAAACTTGTCCTTCTTTACTTCTCCAATTATTGCTATATCAACAACTGTTGAAGAAACGCCTCGTGCAATATTTCCCCCTACTAATGATAAAGGATATTCTTTTATGAATTCTTTAAAGCCCTTATATAGTTCATCTACCCATTTTTCGTTGATTTTTTTATTTAATACAAGTGATATAGTTGCATATTTAGGTGTTCCTCCCATCGCCGCAATATCACTTATATTTATAGCCAATGCTTTCCAGCCCAAGTCTTGCGGTTTGGCATAATCTAATGAAAAATGAACGTTTTCAACTAAACAATCGCAGGTAAACAAGAGATATTTATTCCCGGACACTTTTAAAACGGCTGTATCGTCGCCGGGACCTACTATTACCTTATCTTGTTTCCTGCCCGCTATCTTATGGGCGGGTTCCCTTATTGCCTGTCTAATTCTATTGATTAAAGCAAATTCATTTTTTATCATCTGAACTTCTATTGATTTAAGCATGAATTATACACTATAGTAGGTGTTGTTAAAATTCTTTGTGTAATGATAAAATTACATATATAAATGGAGGGAATTTATGGAACTTAAAGTTGTGAAAATTGAAGGGATACCCGAAGGTGCAAATATAATTCTGGGGCAGGCGCATTTTATAAAATCGGTTGAGGATATTTATGAGGCGATTGTGAATATAAACCCGTCTATAAAATTTGGGGTTGCGTTTTGCGAAGCATCAGGCGAGTGTCTTATTAGAGTTGAAGGTAATGATGAACAGTTGAAAGAGATAGCTTCCAAAAATGCTTTAAAAATTGGCGCAGGTCATTGTTTTATAATAGTTATGAAGGAAGGATTTCCGATAAATATATTAAATTCATTAAAAAATATTTCCGAAGTATGTTCGATATATTGCGCAACTGCCAATTCTGTGGAAGTAATCTTAGCCCAGACCCAGCAGGGTAGGGGAGTTATGGGGGTAATAGACGGTTCTTCTCCTAATGGTATTGAGGGTGAAGCAGGAATTAAATCCAGAAAGGAATTGTTAAGAAAAATCGGATACAAAAGGTGAAGTCATGATTAGAAAACCTGTTGTTGCAGGTCAGTTTTATCCTGCAAATCCCGAAGAGTTAAAAAAGCAGATTGAAGGATTTATTCAAAAAGAAGCAAAGAAACAAGATGTTTTAGGTGTAATTTCTCCTCATGCAGGATATATGTTTTCTGGTTCTGTTGCAGGTGCCGTATATTCCAGAATCCAAATTCCGGACAAGGTAATTATCTTGTGTCCAAATCATACGGGTAGAGGCGCGCCTTTTTCAATAGTTACCGAAGGAAGTTGGACAACACCGTTAGGTGAAATAAAAATTGCTTCAACACTCGGGGAAAAAATACTTGCCAATTCCAAAGAACTTGAAGAAGATGCTTCTGCTCATACATTTGAACATTCAATAGAAGTTCAACTTCCGTTTTTGCAATATTTTAATCCTAAAATTTCTTTTATTCCCATATGTCTTTCTTCCGGCGACTATTCTTCTTATGAAGACATTGCCTTGGCAATAAGTAATGCTATAAAAGATGCAGGAGAGAAAATATTAATAATAGCTTCTTCGGATATGACGCATTATGAATCTCATGATGTAGTTAATGAGAAAGACAGGCAAGCAATTGATGCGATTTTGGAGTTGGACGAGAAACTTTTATTAAAAAGGATAGAAGAATTTAATATATCAATGTGTGGCTATATTCCCACAACTGTTATGTTGATTGCATGTAAAAAATTAGGCGCTAAAACTGCCGAACTTGTAAAATATCAAACTTCAGGAGATGTTACCAGGGATTATGCCGAAGTAGTTGGATATGCTGGGATGACGGTAAAGTAACCGGGGTAGCGACTCATTCCCACCTCCGAGGTGGGAATGGGATACGCGGGGATGATTGTAAAGTAACCGATTACAAATTATTTCTCTATCATTTCTTTTAATTCCAGTTCAGTAAGCATATTCAATAGATGCGTGAACTCTTTATCGTCATCCAGTTTCAGGAAAGAAACTCCAGTAAGATATATCGGAGCTAAAACCTTTTTTTTCTGCCAGACAACTTCTGCCAAAGCAGTAAAAGGTTCGCTTTTTATCGGGGTAAAAATCTTTATCATCAATTTGGTGCGGTTCTCAAAGGGCTCTTTTGTTGCAAAACATATTCCGCCGATTGATATGTCACGCGCTATTGATAGTTCTTGGCCTTTTTCTATAAATAAAATACTTCCTTGATTGGTATCTGCTTTTGAGATTTCTTCACCTTTTTTATAGCGAATAAAAAACGGGAAATCAAACCTTGGATATTTTCTTCTATCAGGACCTTGAAACGATTTTGACATCTTGGAACTTTTATCAGCAGTATGGTATTTTTTCATATTTTTCATTCCTTTCGACTATATACTACTATATTTTTAAAAATTAATAAATCCAATTATTTGAACATAAAGCGCGCAAAAAGTATAATTTACCCCGTTAGAGATAAAGAGAATATGTTTGGTTATTTTTTAGGGGTAGTGAAAAAATATTATTTGCTATACGACTTTGATTTGGCGGGCGGGGCTCTAATGGGGTGAGAGAGGCATAAATGATTAATACATTGATAGCGTTAGATAAAAAAATCTTTATTTTTATCCAGGAATCTATGCACACGGGGTTCTTTGATTTTTGGATGCCTATAATTACAGATTTCGATTATTGGAAAATTCCAATAGTGTTATTTCTATTGGCTTTGGCTATTTGGGGAGGTAAAAAAGGGAGAATAGTTGCAGGACTTGTTCTAATAGTTTTTATCCTTGCCAACCAGATAAATTCGGAGGTGATAAAGCCTATATTTTCTCGGGCAAGGCCTTATATGTTTTTTTCACATATATCACCGCTTGTGGAATCTTCCCCCAGATATTCTTTCCCTTCAACTCATGCAAGTAATATATTCGCAACTATGTTGCTAATTTCGTTTTATTATAGAAAATTCTTGTTATTGAACTTATTCATAGCTTTCATGGTAAGTTTTTCTCGGGTATATGTCGGTGTCCATTATCCTTCGGATATTGTTGCCGGGGCTATTCTAGGAACAGCTTGTGCTATTGTTGTTGTTGGAATAGAAAGACTTATCAATAAAAAAATTCCCACTATTCAGTTATTACCTATTGAAAAGACAGATAAAATTAAGACTGATAAAGAGTAAAACTTTTAATCTTCTTTAAGTAAATTTTACAAAACTAATCCGAAATTTATTTATGAGCTTTCACATAGAAACACCTTGGTATGTTGACGGATTGCATTTTCAGTGTCAACAATGCGGAAATTGTTGTTGCGGGCCGGAAGAGGGTTATGTTTGGTTAATGCAGGAAGAAGTTGACCTTATAGCTGATATGCTTAAAATTTCCAGGGAACAAATGTTGCAAACATATTGTCGGCAAATAGAAGCTAAGATAAGTCTTATTGAACGGCATGATAATAAAGACTGTGTGTTTCTGCGCAATCAAAACGGTTGCAAAAACTGCCTAATTTACAATGTTCGTCCCAGTCAATGTCGCAAATGGCCATTTTGGTTTAGCAGTCTTAATTCAAAGAACGCTTGGGAAAAAGCGGCGGAAAAGTGTCCTGGGATGAATAAAGGCCGTTTGTATAGTTTTGAAGAAATTAGCAAGATACTCGGGTTAGATTCTCTTCTATGAAATAACATTGAATGGATGTATAATATCTCGTGGGAGAAAAAAAATGCATGAAATCTGGATAAAAACGAGTTTTTCGGCTGCTCATCGTTTGCGGGGTTATGACGGGAAATGTGAAAATATGCATGGGCATAACTGGATGGTAGAAGTATTTATTACTTGCAAAAAGCTAAACAAAATGGGGTTAGGGATAGACTTTCTTGAAGTAAAGAGAAAGCTCGCCGAGGTTGTGGGGAAACTTGACCATAAGGATTTAAGTAACTTCTTTTTGGTTCCTTTTTTCAAGGATAAAAACCCTTCCGCAGAAAATATTGCATATTTTATATATCACGAAT
The bacterium DNA segment above includes these coding regions:
- a CDS encoding threonine synthase, which encodes MWQGIINKYKEFLPVGKDTPIITLNEGNTPLIFAKTLSKIIGAKVYLKYEGANPTGSFKDRGMTLAISKAIEEGSTSVMCASTGNTSASAAAYAARAGIKCTVLIPDGMIALGKLSQALMHGAKVIAIKGNFDDALELVVKITSSHPVTLVNSLNPYRLQGQKTGAFEICDQLKKAPDFHFIPVGNAGNITAYWMGYKEYKDRGKIDSLPQMIGWQAEGSAPIVNKMVIKKPETIATAIRIGNPARWKEAEDAASSSDGFINAVSDKEILNAYHLLADQEGIFAEPASCASVAGLIKAKEKNLLQLKDSLIVCILTGCGLKDPDRAVQESPKPTVLSKDDIGKMLDIIGVK
- a CDS encoding adenosine-specific kinase — translated: MELKVVKIEGIPEGANIILGQAHFIKSVEDIYEAIVNINPSIKFGVAFCEASGECLIRVEGNDEQLKEIASKNALKIGAGHCFIIVMKEGFPINILNSLKNISEVCSIYCATANSVEVILAQTQQGRGVMGVIDGSSPNGIEGEAGIKSRKELLRKIGYKR
- a CDS encoding phosphatase PAP2 family protein, translating into MDILINLNHNLFLFLNQYNFPLTDKLMLLLTHTGNGLVLTTFILIALAIFDRKKMLRVFLSVLLAGIGGGIVVHLLKLGIDASRPLAIFPDAHFLGEPLKMGSFPSGHTQLCFSTAVILAKEYKKNWKLFYLWAFIVGYSRIYVGAHFPMDIIAGGIIGYLSGKFIVWYNWLLNKEFCEPLNTKREENVAGNN
- a CDS encoding YkgJ family cysteine cluster protein, which encodes MSFHIETPWYVDGLHFQCQQCGNCCCGPEEGYVWLMQEEVDLIADMLKISREQMLQTYCRQIEAKISLIERHDNKDCVFLRNQNGCKNCLIYNVRPSQCRKWPFWFSSLNSKNAWEKAAEKCPGMNKGRLYSFEEISKILGLDSLL
- the tsaE gene encoding tRNA (adenosine(37)-N6)-threonylcarbamoyltransferase complex ATPase subunit type 1 TsaE, translating into MQISLISHSSSQTRNIGEKIGKVLNKGDILGLTGNLGAGKTTMIQGIARGLGVDSKQYVRSPSFVLAHQYEGKFPVYHMDLYRLNTKEIADLGYEEYLFGEGVCIIEWIEKMHKIPAREWLHINLDFLPAENARKITIEAKGKYGKLLKSFADNM
- a CDS encoding phosphatase PAP2 family protein; its protein translation is MINTLIALDKKIFIFIQESMHTGFFDFWMPIITDFDYWKIPIVLFLLALAIWGGKKGRIVAGLVLIVFILANQINSEVIKPIFSRARPYMFFSHISPLVESSPRYSFPSTHASNIFATMLLISFYYRKFLLLNLFIAFMVSFSRVYVGVHYPSDIVAGAILGTACAIVVVGIERLINKKIPTIQLLPIEKTDKIKTDKE
- the amrB gene encoding AmmeMemoRadiSam system protein B, producing the protein MIRKPVVAGQFYPANPEELKKQIEGFIQKEAKKQDVLGVISPHAGYMFSGSVAGAVYSRIQIPDKVIILCPNHTGRGAPFSIVTEGSWTTPLGEIKIASTLGEKILANSKELEEDASAHTFEHSIEVQLPFLQYFNPKISFIPICLSSGDYSSYEDIALAISNAIKDAGEKILIIASSDMTHYESHDVVNEKDRQAIDAILELDEKLLLKRIEEFNISMCGYIPTTVMLIACKKLGAKTAELVKYQTSGDVTRDYAEVVGYAGMTVK
- a CDS encoding 6-carboxytetrahydropterin synthase, whose product is MHEIWIKTSFSAAHRLRGYDGKCENMHGHNWMVEVFITCKKLNKMGLGIDFLEVKRKLAEVVGKLDHKDLSNFFLVPFFKDKNPSAENIAYFIYHELKSKINSSGIKLSKVMVKESEHSGVSYFER
- the thiL gene encoding thiamine-phosphate kinase, whose product is MIKNEFALINRIRQAIREPAHKIAGRKQDKVIVGPGDDTAVLKVSGNKYLLFTCDCLVENVHFSLDYAKPQDLGWKALAINISDIAAMGGTPKYATISLVLNKKINEKWVDELYKGFKEFIKEYPLSLVGGNIARGVSSTVVDIAIIGEVKKDKFVKRSGAQIGDLIIVTGTLGDSKAGMEILKKSGKNPVLYKRHLRPIPRINEIRKIISKVKLNSMIDISDGFTQDLFHILEESKVSASIDISKIPVSSALKDFAKDKVLDFALYGGEDYELLFTLSKKEAKRLPSRVNGTILTIVGEIITCPPNPDRQEGKPKIFSNNQEIIPKGYNHFGKS
- a CDS encoding PilZ domain-containing protein — encoded protein: MKKYHTADKSSKMSKSFQGPDRRKYPRFDFPFFIRYKKGEEISKADTNQGSILFIEKGQELSIARDISIGGICFATKEPFENRTKLMIKIFTPIKSEPFTALAEVVWQKKKVLAPIYLTGVSFLKLDDDKEFTHLLNMLTELELKEMIEK
- a CDS encoding homoserine dehydrogenase is translated as MKKIYVGIIGFGNIGNGTVKLLKKNFTLIKKRIGMEIHIKKIADIDVKKNRGTKIDRKTFTKNAEEVINDPKIQIVLELMGGIHPAKEYIIQSLKKGKAVVTANKALLAEEGREILKTALDNKQDIYFGASVCGGIPIIKIIREGMLANRINYMAGIINGTANYILSRMEEGFTFKQALIDAQKKGVAEKNPSLDIEGTDAAHKLAILGSLIFNIPLTLSNIYTEGISLLTPMDLKFAKEFGYVIKLLAIAKENNGNFQFRVHPALIDTKHPLATVKDEYNAVYIEGNATGEMLFYGKGAGQMPTASAILSDVIDIARNFKSKTCMRIPPIASYEKSYKVIPLQQLKSSYYLRMMAIDKPGVLAKIANILAEYKISIASVFQKERNKAEAVPIVMMTHEATEKNISTAIKKIDKLPAVKGNTVRIRVEK
- a CDS encoding polyprenyl synthetase family protein; protein product: MIPLISSDLKNYIEKKRKKVNVALKKLLPAKNKDALSKAVYYSVLSGGKRFRPILCMATHEMFLPENNNILTIASSIELFHAFTLVHDDLPCMDNDDYRRGKLTLHKIVGEPIALLAGDALFNLGYEVIINSKLPDKTKVNVIKEISYFLGIKGVVGGQAKDIAKSEKLNIAQLKNIYIGKTASLIEASVKIGGIVAKSNKRELMALSCYGRNLGLGFQIMDDVIEAKEAKSKEENYVTLLGLKDAEKEAKKAIKKSKNALKIFGGNAKILNHIADWCLERKN